A window from Streptomyces sp. NBC_00299 encodes these proteins:
- a CDS encoding SpoIIE family protein phosphatase, whose amino-acid sequence MANRFARFRHPSVKRVISKSTRSVAGQVLIFQVALVVLLVACGVFALILQSERDTNAEARRRSTAVAQTFAHSPGVLEALKTPDPSKILQPLTEAARRAADVDFIVVMNTEGIRYTHPLPDRIGKQFVGEIGPSLAGRVYVESVDGPLGREVQATVPIENADNKVVGLVSAGMKVKNVESQLTRQLPIILGAGAGALALSIGVTVLVGRRLRRQTHSLAPDEMTLMYQHHDTVLHSVREGVLIVAADGRLMLANDEARRLLELPPDVEGRLVSGLPGLDPETKALLASGREATDEVHLAGDRLLAINQRPTDRKGGPKGTVVTLRDSTELQAVTGRAEVARERLRLLYDAGLHIGTTLDVLRTADELARVPIPRFADFVTVDLADTVLRGDEPAPTGTDMRRAAVCGIRDDHPLSERGRLFDYLPSTPQARGYGSGRSQLVSDLPTATGWRVQDPERAQAIIDYGIRSLITAPIQARGVVLGMASFWRGQQHEPFNEEDLSLAEELVARAAVSIDNARRYTREHALAVTLQRSLLPQAMPEQNALDIAYRYLPAQSGVGGDWFDVIPMPGSRVALAVGDVVGHGLHAAATMGRLRTAVHNFSALDLPPDELLSHLDDLVGSIDQNETAESAAGVVGATCLYGIYDPVTRRYVMARAGHLAPALVHPDGTVTFPDVPAGPPLGLGGMPFQTAELCLAEGTQLVLYTDGLIEDRKRDLDVGMELLRDALAGHPGRPPEETCQDVLDSLLPGRPKDDVALLVARTRELPPDRISDWDVPPDPAAVAGMRDAVSQKLETWGLSEFGFTMELILSELVTNAIRYGAGPIHVRLIRDRALICEVADSSSTSPHLRYAATTDEGGRGLFLVSQMADRWGTRYTPHGKVIWAEQALPEVTQQPAPSPADADTPLDDEAADPSSPT is encoded by the coding sequence ATGGCGAATCGCTTCGCCCGTTTTCGACACCCGTCGGTCAAGCGCGTGATCAGCAAGAGCACGCGGAGCGTGGCCGGACAGGTGTTGATCTTCCAGGTGGCTCTCGTGGTGCTGCTCGTGGCCTGCGGCGTCTTCGCTCTCATCCTGCAGTCGGAGCGGGATACCAACGCCGAGGCCAGACGCCGCTCCACGGCCGTGGCACAGACCTTCGCGCACTCCCCAGGCGTCCTGGAGGCATTGAAGACCCCGGATCCGAGCAAGATTCTCCAGCCGCTCACCGAGGCGGCGCGCCGGGCCGCCGACGTCGACTTCATCGTGGTCATGAACACCGAGGGCATCCGGTACACGCACCCCTTGCCGGACCGGATCGGAAAGCAGTTCGTGGGCGAGATCGGACCGTCGCTGGCTGGGAGGGTCTATGTGGAGAGCGTCGACGGCCCGCTCGGTCGCGAAGTGCAGGCGACGGTCCCGATCGAGAACGCCGACAACAAGGTGGTGGGCCTGGTCTCGGCAGGGATGAAGGTCAAGAACGTCGAAAGTCAGTTGACCCGGCAACTACCGATCATCCTGGGCGCCGGGGCCGGGGCGCTCGCGTTGTCCATCGGTGTGACGGTCTTGGTGGGCAGGCGGCTGCGACGGCAGACACACAGCCTGGCCCCGGACGAGATGACCCTGATGTACCAGCACCACGACACGGTGCTCCACTCCGTCCGGGAAGGGGTCCTGATCGTGGCCGCCGACGGGCGCCTGATGTTGGCGAACGATGAGGCCAGACGGCTGCTGGAGCTGCCCCCGGACGTGGAGGGACGGCTCGTCTCGGGACTGCCCGGCCTCGATCCCGAGACGAAGGCACTGCTCGCCTCCGGGCGCGAGGCCACCGACGAGGTGCACCTCGCGGGAGACCGGCTGCTCGCGATCAACCAGCGGCCCACGGATCGCAAGGGAGGCCCCAAGGGAACGGTGGTGACGCTGCGTGACTCCACCGAACTGCAGGCAGTGACCGGCAGGGCGGAGGTGGCACGCGAACGGCTCAGGCTGCTGTACGACGCCGGGCTCCACATCGGTACCACCCTGGACGTGCTGCGCACCGCCGACGAGCTGGCGCGGGTCCCCATTCCTCGCTTCGCGGACTTCGTCACCGTGGACCTGGCCGACACCGTCCTGCGCGGCGATGAGCCGGCCCCCACGGGGACGGACATGCGACGCGCGGCCGTGTGCGGCATCCGGGACGACCACCCGCTCTCCGAACGCGGCCGCCTCTTCGACTACCTTCCCTCCACTCCCCAGGCACGCGGCTACGGCAGCGGCCGTTCCCAGTTGGTGAGCGATCTGCCGACCGCAACGGGCTGGCGCGTGCAGGACCCGGAGCGTGCCCAGGCGATCATTGACTACGGCATCCGTTCGCTCATCACCGCCCCCATCCAGGCCCGTGGCGTCGTGCTGGGCATGGCCAGCTTCTGGCGCGGGCAGCAGCATGAGCCCTTCAACGAGGAGGACCTGTCGCTGGCGGAGGAGCTGGTGGCCCGGGCCGCCGTCAGCATCGACAACGCTCGCCGGTACACCCGCGAGCACGCCCTGGCCGTCACCCTCCAGCGCAGTCTGCTGCCGCAGGCGATGCCCGAGCAGAACGCCCTCGACATCGCCTACCGCTACCTCCCCGCCCAGTCGGGCGTGGGCGGTGACTGGTTCGACGTGATTCCCATGCCGGGGAGCCGGGTGGCACTGGCCGTCGGCGACGTGGTCGGCCACGGCCTGCACGCCGCCGCCACGATGGGCAGGCTGCGGACCGCGGTCCACAACTTCTCCGCCCTCGATCTGCCACCCGACGAGCTGCTGAGCCATCTGGACGACCTGGTCGGGAGCATCGACCAGAACGAGACGGCGGAGAGTGCAGCGGGCGTCGTGGGCGCCACCTGCCTGTACGGGATCTACGACCCCGTGACGCGTCGCTACGTCATGGCACGTGCGGGGCATCTGGCGCCCGCGCTGGTCCACCCCGACGGAACCGTCACCTTCCCGGACGTGCCGGCCGGTCCGCCTCTGGGCCTCGGCGGCATGCCGTTCCAGACCGCGGAGCTGTGCCTCGCGGAGGGAACTCAGCTCGTCCTGTACACCGACGGCCTGATCGAGGACCGCAAGCGCGACCTGGACGTGGGAATGGAACTGCTGCGGGATGCGCTGGCGGGCCACCCCGGCCGGCCGCCCGAGGAGACCTGCCAGGACGTGCTGGACAGCCTGCTCCCCGGGCGTCCCAAGGACGACGTCGCCCTGCTCGTCGCCCGCACGAGAGAACTGCCTCCCGACCGGATCTCCGACTGGGATGTACCACCGGACCCGGCCGCCGTCGCGGGTATGCGCGACGCTGTTTCCCAGAAGCTCGAAACGTGGGGCCTTTCAGAGTTCGGTTTCACCATGGAGCTCATTCTGAGCGAGCTGGTCACCAACGCCATCCGCTACGGCGCCGGGCCGATCCACGTGCGGTTGATCCGCGACCGCGCGCTGATCTGCGAGGTGGCCGACAGCAGCAGCACCTCACCACATCTGCGGTACGCCGCGACGACGGACGAGGGAGGCCGGGGCCTGTTCCTGGTGTCACAGATGGCTGATCGCTGGGGCACCCGTTACACCCCGCATGGCAAGGTGATCTGGGCCGAACAAGCCCTGCCCGAGGTCACACAGCAGCCCGCCCCGAGTCCGGCTGACGCAGACACGCCTCTGGACGACGAGGCAGCCGACCCGTCAAGCCCGACGTGA
- a CDS encoding NPP1 family protein, whose translation MLKSARIRKVPVIVAGAFALVFAVPDVAFAAPPPALPANADALDRAFQPGYDYDSDGCYAVPAMGPDGSINGGLKTTGSLSGSCRDASDLLNTNGYSRSKCNNGWCAIVYASYFEKDQAIPGWDPFGHRHDWEHVVVWVQDNEAKYVATSAHGDFDIYPRDRIRWDGTHPKVVYHKDGVSTHCFRPASSQDEPPENQQHTWQYPALIGWNGYPAGLRDKLAAADFGSAHFGLKDGSFESNIAEAKPSGIPFDPYA comes from the coding sequence GTGCTGAAGAGCGCACGGATCCGAAAAGTTCCGGTGATCGTTGCGGGTGCTTTTGCCTTGGTGTTCGCGGTTCCGGACGTTGCTTTCGCGGCGCCGCCGCCAGCTCTACCGGCCAACGCGGACGCCCTCGACCGCGCTTTCCAGCCCGGGTACGACTACGACAGTGACGGCTGTTACGCGGTGCCCGCGATGGGCCCCGATGGCTCCATCAACGGCGGGCTGAAGACCACCGGGTCCCTCAGCGGGAGCTGCCGGGATGCATCAGACCTTCTCAACACCAATGGGTATTCGCGCTCCAAGTGCAACAACGGCTGGTGCGCCATCGTGTACGCCTCGTATTTCGAGAAGGACCAGGCCATCCCGGGCTGGGACCCATTCGGGCACCGGCACGACTGGGAGCACGTGGTGGTGTGGGTGCAGGACAACGAGGCGAAGTACGTCGCCACCTCAGCCCACGGGGACTTCGACATCTACCCACGCGACAGGATCCGCTGGGACGGCACCCACCCCAAGGTCGTCTACCACAAGGACGGCGTGTCCACTCACTGCTTCAGACCCGCCAGCTCCCAGGACGAGCCGCCGGAAAACCAGCAGCACACCTGGCAGTACCCCGCCCTGATCGGCTGGAACGGCTACCCGGCCGGCCTGCGCGACAAGCTGGCCGCCGCGGACTTTGGCAGCGCCCACTTCGGGCTCAAGGACGGCAGCTTCGAAAGCAACATCGCCGAGGCGAAGCCCTCGGGGATCCCGTTCGACCCCTACGCGTGA
- a CDS encoding hydrophobic protein — MVPLLLVLLLALILFGAGFALKALWWIAVVVLVVWLLGFVVRPAGHGGRRSRWYRW, encoded by the coding sequence ATGGTTCCCCTGCTTCTCGTTCTGCTTCTCGCCCTGATCCTTTTCGGTGCCGGATTCGCTCTCAAGGCCCTGTGGTGGATCGCGGTCGTCGTCCTGGTGGTCTGGCTGCTGGGCTTCGTGGTCCGGCCGGCCGGTCATGGCGGCCGCAGGAGCCGCTGGTACCGCTGGTAA
- a CDS encoding GNAT family N-acetyltransferase, with the protein MTIVLRTPTADGVREASAALREWQHDETPMQLHPGDISWNYRFGTAEAAAAVRTWSRNGRILAVGMLDTPTLVRMTVASDAFHDEDLARRLVEDFSLPERGVLPEGAVSIEAPQGLLLHDLLTKEGWGVDEPWTPLFRDLAEAVEDPGLRINEIGLEQAQDFADVLRSAFNTTKPTREYRHKMSAAPFYADARCLGAYDDQGNPAAVVTVWSAGPGKPGLVEPMGVHTDHRGRGYGRAITVAGAAALREMGSSSVRVCTPSSNVGGVATYKAAGFAARPEIADRIRKA; encoded by the coding sequence ATGACGATTGTGCTGAGGACGCCGACGGCCGACGGGGTGCGCGAGGCCAGTGCGGCGCTGCGGGAGTGGCAGCACGACGAGACGCCGATGCAGCTGCATCCCGGGGACATCAGCTGGAACTACAGGTTCGGAACGGCCGAGGCGGCCGCGGCGGTACGGACCTGGAGCCGGAACGGACGGATCCTCGCCGTCGGGATGCTGGATACGCCGACGCTCGTGCGCATGACGGTCGCTTCCGACGCCTTCCATGACGAGGACTTGGCGCGGCGACTCGTTGAGGACTTCTCGCTGCCCGAGCGCGGCGTACTGCCGGAAGGAGCGGTGTCCATCGAGGCGCCGCAGGGCCTGCTGCTCCACGACCTGTTGACCAAGGAGGGCTGGGGCGTCGACGAGCCGTGGACGCCGCTCTTCCGCGACCTCGCCGAAGCGGTGGAGGACCCCGGCCTGCGGATCAACGAGATCGGCCTGGAGCAGGCACAGGACTTCGCCGACGTCCTGCGGTCCGCGTTCAACACCACGAAGCCCACGCGCGAGTACCGGCACAAGATGTCCGCTGCACCGTTCTACGCCGACGCCCGCTGCCTCGGTGCTTACGACGACCAGGGCAACCCCGCGGCGGTGGTGACGGTCTGGTCGGCCGGCCCTGGGAAACCAGGACTGGTCGAGCCGATGGGCGTCCACACGGACCACCGCGGCCGCGGCTATGGCCGGGCGATCACCGTCGCGGGGGCGGCCGCACTGCGGGAGATGGGCTCGTCAAGCGTGCGCGTGTGCACGCCGAGCTCCAACGTCGGCGGCGTCGCCACGTACAAGGCGGCCGGGTTCGCGGCGAGGCCGGAGATCGCCGACCGGATCCGGAAGGCCTGA
- a CDS encoding STAS domain-containing protein yields the protein MAEQAMTGTERTGQLGHLSVTTTVDDGIRVVAVTGEIDQQTSQPLQQALNATTPAPSRVVVDMGSVSFMDSTGINIFIAAHRSLAADGGWLRLAALTEPVQRVVRLVGVDTFIDCHLTVEQALNGRHPHPQ from the coding sequence ATGGCTGAGCAAGCAATGACGGGGACCGAACGGACCGGGCAACTGGGCCATCTGTCGGTCACGACCACCGTCGACGACGGAATCCGCGTAGTCGCCGTGACCGGGGAGATCGATCAGCAGACCAGCCAACCGCTGCAGCAGGCCCTCAACGCCACCACACCTGCCCCCTCCCGCGTGGTGGTCGACATGGGCAGCGTCAGCTTCATGGACTCCACCGGCATCAACATCTTCATCGCCGCCCACCGCAGCCTTGCCGCAGACGGAGGCTGGCTCCGCCTGGCCGCCCTCACCGAACCCGTTCAGCGCGTCGTCCGGCTCGTCGGCGTAGACACTTTCATCGACTGCCACCTCACCGTCGAACAGGCCCTGAACGGAAGGCACCCGCACCCGCAGTGA
- a CDS encoding PP2C family protein-serine/threonine phosphatase codes for MITSARLRRRRPAYSGRWEAARLSPVVLTVLIAVLAFSTPREIAISRLLPAAPALAAAMWPVLPTVLLGAFCLLLMTVLSLFYTDLGTQYTSAAIVAVTLAAAYGSHVRLQREEILFQVRLVADAAQKVLLRPMPRRIEDVEIESLYLAAQEQARIGGDFYEAIGTPHGVRLLIGDVRGKGLSAVGVASAVISCFREAAYDEPDLLGIIRRLEATVTRHSAVFPAQDQPEHFATALLAEVPSDGGDMRLLNCGHPPPLIAHCGKVRVLEPAVPSPPLNLAALIGDRYWVDSVAFAPGDQLLLYTDGISEARDHAGQFFPLPDWMQRQGLEQPRELLVQLHRALLRHSGGRLDDDIAALALRRSDAQDRGAVGAEG; via the coding sequence GTGATCACGTCTGCACGGCTGAGGCGCCGCCGCCCCGCCTATAGCGGCCGATGGGAAGCTGCCCGGCTGTCACCCGTGGTCCTGACGGTCCTCATCGCCGTCCTGGCGTTCTCCACACCCCGGGAGATCGCCATCAGCCGCCTTCTGCCCGCCGCACCCGCCCTTGCCGCCGCGATGTGGCCCGTGCTGCCCACGGTCCTGTTGGGGGCGTTCTGCCTGCTGCTCATGACAGTCCTCAGCCTCTTCTACACCGATCTGGGGACGCAGTACACGTCGGCCGCAATCGTCGCGGTCACCTTGGCGGCCGCATACGGGAGTCATGTCCGACTTCAGCGAGAGGAAATACTCTTCCAAGTCCGGCTCGTCGCGGACGCGGCCCAGAAGGTGCTGCTGCGCCCGATGCCGCGCCGCATCGAGGACGTCGAGATCGAGTCGTTGTATCTGGCGGCCCAGGAACAGGCGCGGATCGGCGGCGACTTCTATGAAGCAATCGGTACACCGCACGGGGTCCGGCTGCTCATAGGTGACGTACGGGGTAAGGGCCTGTCCGCAGTGGGGGTGGCCTCGGCGGTGATCAGCTGCTTCAGGGAGGCCGCGTACGACGAGCCCGACCTGCTGGGCATCATCCGTCGCCTGGAGGCCACCGTCACGCGCCACAGTGCTGTGTTTCCGGCCCAGGACCAGCCCGAGCACTTTGCCACCGCGCTCCTCGCCGAGGTCCCGTCCGACGGCGGCGACATGCGACTTCTGAACTGCGGACATCCACCGCCGCTGATCGCGCATTGCGGGAAGGTCCGGGTCCTGGAGCCCGCCGTCCCCTCCCCGCCCCTCAACCTCGCAGCGCTTATCGGTGACCGCTACTGGGTCGACAGCGTCGCCTTCGCCCCGGGTGACCAGTTGCTGCTCTACACGGACGGCATATCGGAGGCCCGGGACCATGCCGGCCAGTTCTTTCCACTCCCGGACTGGATGCAGCGGCAGGGCCTGGAGCAGCCCCGCGAACTGCTCGTTCAGCTGCACCGAGCTCTGCTGCGGCACAGTGGCGGAAGGCTGGACGACGACATCGCTGCCCTCGCGCTGAGGCGCTCCGACGCACAGGATCGGGGAGCCGTCGGCGCAGAGGGCTGA
- a CDS encoding subtilase-type protease inhibitor — MQPMTRWAMTGALLTATLAGPLSEPAHSAPASLYAPSSLVMTTGHGEKAAMTAPERAVTVNCAYTTTGTHPDPRQACADLDRVNGDLDRLATLRGNEAGRPCTKEYRPIVVTVEGVWRGTRVNYEHTFANSCIKETQGASAFAF; from the coding sequence ATGCAACCGATGACACGCTGGGCCATGACAGGAGCCCTGCTCACCGCAACCCTCGCAGGCCCCCTGAGCGAGCCCGCCCACAGCGCCCCCGCCTCGCTGTACGCCCCCTCGTCCCTGGTCATGACCACCGGCCACGGCGAGAAGGCCGCCATGACAGCACCGGAGCGCGCGGTCACCGTGAACTGTGCGTACACCACTACGGGAACTCACCCCGATCCGCGACAAGCCTGTGCGGACCTGGACCGCGTGAACGGGGACCTCGACCGCTTAGCCACTCTCCGGGGAAACGAGGCGGGTCGGCCCTGCACCAAGGAATACCGCCCCATTGTCGTCACCGTTGAAGGTGTATGGCGCGGTACGCGGGTGAACTACGAGCACACCTTCGCCAATTCCTGCATAAAGGAAACGCAGGGGGCTTCGGCGTTCGCCTTCTGA
- a CDS encoding VOC family protein encodes MSAIKKFQVTFDCAEPERLARFWCEVLGYVIPPPPGGFATWDDFKRSQPPEQRDSWFVCSDPSGVGPRLYFQRVPEEKAVKNRLHLDVRVGTGLVGEERLAALEAECARLVPLGAVHVRTLYDGNDACIPMLDIEGNEFCID; translated from the coding sequence ATGTCAGCGATCAAGAAGTTCCAAGTCACCTTTGACTGCGCAGAACCCGAGCGCCTCGCTCGTTTCTGGTGCGAGGTGTTGGGGTACGTCATACCGCCGCCACCGGGGGGGTTTGCCACTTGGGACGATTTCAAGCGTTCGCAGCCACCTGAGCAGCGGGATTCATGGTTCGTCTGCAGTGATCCCTCAGGTGTGGGCCCGCGCCTGTACTTTCAGCGCGTCCCCGAAGAGAAGGCCGTCAAGAACCGGCTGCATCTCGATGTGAGGGTCGGCACCGGGCTCGTGGGTGAAGAGCGCCTTGCCGCGCTTGAGGCCGAATGCGCCCGACTGGTCCCGCTCGGCGCGGTACACGTGCGAACACTGTATGACGGCAATGATGCGTGCATCCCGATGCTGGACATCGAGGGCAACGAGTTCTGTATCGACTGA
- a CDS encoding ATP-binding protein produces the protein MDPLGEDGNAQDGRSQVQTTVALEGGGATIAQARHLAVSFLSQAQGRYGVPVSQRAMELTQLVVSELVTNARKYAPGPVLMHLGIAGEWVEVVVWDSDPALPVARAADAGRIGQHGLEIVMAVAESFEAYREPVGKRISVRIALHDDADASASRPQ, from the coding sequence GTGGACCCGCTGGGCGAGGACGGCAACGCCCAGGACGGACGTTCCCAGGTGCAGACCACGGTGGCCCTGGAGGGCGGCGGTGCGACGATCGCGCAGGCCCGTCACCTGGCCGTCAGCTTCCTCTCCCAGGCGCAGGGCCGGTACGGAGTGCCGGTGTCGCAGCGCGCGATGGAACTGACGCAACTGGTCGTGAGCGAGCTGGTCACGAACGCCCGCAAGTACGCTCCGGGCCCGGTGCTGATGCATTTGGGCATTGCGGGTGAGTGGGTGGAGGTCGTGGTGTGGGACTCCGACCCGGCGCTCCCGGTGGCCCGGGCCGCCGATGCCGGCCGCATCGGCCAGCACGGTCTGGAGATCGTCATGGCAGTCGCCGAGAGTTTCGAGGCGTATCGGGAGCCGGTCGGCAAACGCATCTCCGTCCGCATCGCCCTGCACGATGATGCCGACGCCTCCGCGAGCCGGCCCCAGTAG
- a CDS encoding N(5)-(carboxyethyl)ornithine synthase — translation MQQLTLGIMSQTRKENEHRLPVHPAHFDRIDAGLRKRIYLQENYGEYFGVPDSQLAPLVAGFRTREELIADCDVILLAKPLHQDLEELREGQVLWGWPHCVQDEKVTQAAIDRRLTLIAFEAMNHWTRSGAFNLHVFHKNNELAGYCSVLHAMQLAGVTGDYGRRQRAVVIGFGATARGAVTALGALGVHDVDVLTARGVTAVSSPIHSARIVHFDHDKADDTLAPRRSVALTEDGPQPLAEFLAGHNIIVNCVLQDTDAPLMFLIDEDLPKLAPGTLVIDVSCDEGMGFGWARPTTFTDPMFTVGDQVRYYGVDHSPSYLWNSATWENSEALLPYLDTVLQGPDGWDADDTIRHAIEIREGVVQNPKVLAFQHRSAEYPHAHEETRAASRP, via the coding sequence TTGCAGCAGCTCACGCTCGGAATCATGTCGCAGACCCGCAAGGAAAACGAGCATCGTCTGCCCGTTCACCCCGCTCATTTCGACCGCATCGACGCCGGTCTCCGCAAGCGCATCTACCTCCAGGAAAACTACGGAGAGTACTTCGGCGTCCCGGACAGCCAGCTCGCCCCGCTCGTCGCGGGCTTCCGCACACGCGAGGAACTCATCGCCGACTGCGATGTCATCCTGCTGGCCAAACCGCTCCACCAAGACCTGGAGGAACTGCGCGAGGGTCAGGTTTTGTGGGGCTGGCCCCACTGTGTCCAGGACGAGAAGGTCACCCAGGCCGCCATCGACCGGCGGCTGACCCTGATCGCCTTCGAGGCGATGAACCACTGGACCCGCAGCGGCGCCTTCAACCTGCATGTCTTCCACAAGAACAACGAGCTGGCCGGGTACTGCTCGGTCCTGCACGCCATGCAACTGGCCGGCGTGACAGGCGACTACGGGCGACGGCAGCGCGCGGTCGTCATCGGCTTCGGCGCGACCGCCCGCGGCGCAGTGACCGCGCTCGGCGCACTGGGCGTGCACGACGTCGACGTCCTCACCGCGCGTGGCGTCACCGCCGTCAGCTCCCCCATCCACTCCGCGCGGATCGTCCACTTCGACCACGACAAGGCCGACGACACGCTCGCCCCACGACGCAGTGTCGCCCTCACCGAGGACGGCCCGCAGCCGCTGGCCGAGTTCCTCGCCGGACACAACATCATCGTCAACTGCGTGCTGCAGGACACCGACGCGCCGCTGATGTTCCTGATAGACGAGGACCTGCCCAAGCTGGCACCCGGCACCCTGGTCATCGACGTCTCCTGCGACGAGGGCATGGGCTTCGGCTGGGCTCGCCCCACCACCTTCACCGACCCGATGTTCACCGTCGGCGACCAGGTCAGGTACTACGGGGTGGACCACAGCCCCTCCTACCTGTGGAACTCCGCGACCTGGGAGAACAGCGAGGCCCTTCTGCCGTATCTGGACACCGTGCTCCAGGGCCCCGACGGCTGGGACGCCGACGACACGATCCGGCACGCCATCGAGATCCGCGAGGGCGTTGTCCAGAACCCCAAGGTGCTCGCCTTCCAGCACCGCTCCGCGGAGTACCCGCATGCCCACGAGGAGACCCGGGCGGCATCGCGGCCGTAG